GCTGCGCCCTTGGACAATGATGGTGCTGGTGGAAATGAAGATCCGCTGTCTAAAACTAGTTTGGAAGACCTTTGTCGCTCTCACCTAGTAAGCATACATTCCTTTGAGACTGCAGTTTACTGTTGTTACTAATTCAgatcagtaaaaaaaatatggtcAAGCTTGTCATCTCCTGCTCTCATGTTGGTTATAAGTGAACGTGAGCACATGCCAATGATTCTCATGTATTCTATATTTTGCAACCGTCACTTCACCTGGTTGTCTTCACTAAGTTTCCTTAGAAGTCCAAGTAGAAGTTGATATCTCAAATTAAATCTCCATTCCTTCCATATATTTGGGATAACGGTGTTAGATGTCGGTTATGCTTAGCTATGGAAATTGTATTTGTATATTAGTTATGCAAGTAGTATTGGTTCATTATTTGGTAAATTCTTTTTCAGTTTTGTCGTTCTTTTGGTATTGATATGAATTTTGCTGATTTTTTGTTGTTCTTTGTATTAGTTATAGGACATAACTCATGTTAGATTAAATACTGGCAAGCTTAATGTCTGATTTCTTGCCATCATGGaacttatatttttctatgCGCATCTCATTTATAATGCCTCGTTCCTGTCTGCCTGTACCATCTCGAAATTTACTGAAACAATAGTTGCAGATATAGCAGGAAACATGTAAAAGAAGCAGAAATAGTAGGCTTTGTCAATATTTTGCTTTCAATTTTCCTACTCCTTGTTTACTTATTATTCACAAAGTATTCGTTGCGACCTGTTTTAGGATGCTCTTCTCGCTAGCATAGCTGAGACAGAGAAACAGACTGAATTGGCTGCACGTGTCTCTACATGGAAACAAAAAATTGAGCAGAACTTGGAAGAGCAAGTAAGAATTCTTTACTCTTCAGGTTTATCATGGTCAGTCCTTTCTAAACCTCTTATTAACCTGCCAATCTGAATCAACGCGACTTTGTGCCCCTTCTGATAGGATTCTCACCCGCCATTTGACATCCATGAATATGGTGAAAGAATCATCTCGAAACTTTCCCCTGAAGCAGACCAAGGAGATGCCATGTCCTTCGCCGATATTGTCCGAGGACAAGAGAAGCATGATGTAGCTCGATCCTTTTCTGCGCTTCTCCAATTGGTAACTCCATCTTGTCATGATATACTGTTGCTCTATTTATTCTACTTAATTGTTCTACCGGATTTTTCTGGTGCGTGGATAAGAAAGGAAGCCTGTGATCTGATGTCTTCTTTCAGGTGAATAATGGAGATGTTGATTTGGACAAAGGCAAAACTGGAGCTTCTTCAGTGTGTTTTACTGCTGTAAATCCTTTCTATGTCCGCCTCTGCAGTAATACGAGGCCAGGGGAAGCACAGGTCCAGTCTGGAAAGAAGAGAGTGACATCACCGATTCGGAGAGTTCACAAGAAAGCCCAAATTAATGGGCCCATTGAAGAGGAACCTGCAGCTAGTCTTCGCTCGAAATGCAGACCGAGAGAGTTACCATCACAACCAAAGTTCACTCTTAAGGTCGGAAAGGGAGGAGGCGTCCGGTGCACTCCTGAAGGCAAGAAGAGACGAAAGTCACGGTTCGTGGAGCCAGTCAATTTGCACTCTGCTAGCTGATGATACAACTGATTCTCAGAATCAGAACCGATTAGGACAGGAAAattcttttcccatttgtAGTTCGAGATCTCTAACGGGGCGGGAGTTGCGATATGTATTCCTTGTTTATTTGTTAGCTTTGGTAGGTCATATGTGGGAATGTAGCATTATTTGTAGTCGTCAGCCTAGAACTGCTGTAGATCCCTACTGTGATGTGTAAAGTGCAAGAATTTGTAAAGTTTCCACTTCTTAACTGCTTCCAGCActgtaataatatatgtattctACACTTAGAATACGTGACTTAAAGCCTTTTAAGGAGACAATGTTAACATCCACCTGAGGGTCCGATACGAGAAGTTCCCTTCACGGCTAAACCGGCCTTGCCGTTTATGAACCATGGTTCGTCGTATACTTCCTTCATAATAATTGTCGGTACACGATTTTCGGATGTTTGTTGTCGGTTGTTTAATTTGCACGGTAGGTAATGTAACTGATCTTGATGTCTCTTAACACGAATCAGAGGGTGTGCTGCCtaataaagaaatgaaaattaaaccACGAGTGAGATGTCGACAAGATGACCTAATAACAACGCGGCCATAACATATTGTTGttgatgaaataaaaaatttcaaagggATTTAGTTTAAATAGTTTgacgtctttttttttcaaatatgatcttaatttttagtatgtaaataaaaaaaatcacggtTAAGAGAGCTCTATCTAATTAACTATCACGACTCGAATCTGAATTAGTCATAActcattattatatatataaaaaattaggaaaaaaatctGGTGGACTTGGCTCTGGCGGCTGTTTAAGTCAAATGAGGAAGCATATGGAATGAGAGTGGATGCTGACTGGGGagataaagaataaaaaaagggcctaaaaatttaaaagaaaaagaaagaaaccgTGTGGAGGAACAGTTTTTGTTTCGTGCAATCATACGTTTGCACTCTTACTAGCAGATCTGAACACGAAGGACCCAACACCGAAGATGAATCGTCGGAAAATCCGTTTAAATTCTCGATCatccttttaatttcttatgaAATCTTTTCGTGTATGATGTTCTTGATCCTTTCGATTACATGGCGAGCTCATAGAAACATGCTTGGTTGAGACACTTCATCTTCGATATCGAGACGGTAGTATTCGAGTCGAGTCTCTAATGTTTTGTTGCTCTGATACGGTACTAGATAGGATAACATGGCAATTTACCCATATTAATCCCCAGCTCCCTCCTAATGTCTTCATCAAGATGAGTTGTCAATGGCTCCAATTTTCAAATCGATGACTAGATTCCCTTTTTCTAGCTCAATCTTTAAGTCCGATCAATCGATGTCTCAAAGAATCGTCCGACGGAATGTTACTAAACAAAATATCTGACTATTTGGtcgatattaaaaaataaagattagTGCCTATCATACGATACTGAGGATCAACAACGGTTCGGAGATAAACCGACTTCTATGCCGTGTGCTGACAATACCAAATTGTCCACTCGCATCATTAacctaaatcttaattttccatttgtttcatatcaataattttgtaattgtTCATAGCAGGGGCAGAGCCAAGATTTTCATTCGGAGGGACAAATTCATACTTTTGAgacaatttaaaaaattcaaagttcaggGGTACAAATTCATACTtttgaaacaatttaaaaaattcaaagttcaggAGATGGAGAgacaaaatactaattttacataataaaaaaaatcatacttttgaaggtaaaatttaaaaaattcaaaagtcaTGGGGGCAATTGCCCTCCGACAATACATTGGCTCCGTCCCTGGTTAAGACACTTTGAACCTAATTCCGTGATGGTCCGGTTTAGAAGAGGGGCGTGAGCAAGGGATAAATCTGGAATTTTCAAGAAATAACGTACGGGTGACATAATTATTTAACATGGGACAGTTGAAAGGACAGTCGTTCAAACCCTCCGGCAGGTTAATACCAAAACCTTAACCTGATCCAATTCATTACCTATCACGGTTCAGTTGGTTAGTCAATGCACGGCTCAATTTTTcaccaaaaatatatagatactcATCCTTTtatgaaataattataaattacttAACGAGTAATAAAAGATTCAGATTCCAACTCCATCTATCATATGTGATAATATTATCTTCGTAACCCGATCTCGAAAGTTGCTCATCTTAATCATGCCTTCATATTACGTGTTTGCCCGATTGCTATGGTTTTTCGGGGTCCACATTGCAGATGGAATAGATTAGCATTCGCAGTTCACGCTAATCATTGGTAGTTCGTGGTTAATGGCTTATAAAATAAAGTGTTTATTCTCATTATTCAGGCAATAATGAATTATCAgaataataaaattcagaaaTCGAAAGCGCGAGAGAACGTGCGGCACATGAATTATGTGCCTCCCCAGTGCCTTTTGCTTCTGCAAATACATTACATATTTGTCATAGAATCACATGCAGATATTTATGTTATGTTtagtttcaaaataaaattttaaaattaagttttaattttaaaaaagaatgatataaatgggattcaccctttgattttgtatgaattattttattttgttgtgaaaaaaagaatataaatgaaatctactctttgactttgtataagttattttgttttattattggtaaaattaaattaaaattgtgattttaaaattatatttgcaaaccaaacaagccattatAATTCcaccaaatatataataacacAATTACTCACTCCGCGACACTCGACCCTTCATTTCGTTTGATACAATAAACTTATGCAAATCATCAAGTTAGAGCATTCTCCTGCTCACGGGCATCAAACTACCAAGCGATTGTAGAGGACATTCAGActaaataatttcatataacagCAAATTAACTAcccgtttgatttcaaaataagattttaaaatcttactttaacttaattttatccacaacaaaacaaaataacccatacaaagtcaaaaatgaaccccatttatactactcttttttaaaatcaaaatcaaataactcatataaaatcaaaaaGTGAACTTCATACATaatcatttatatcactttttttcaaaattaaaatttaattttaaaatattacttgCAAATTAAACACGCTGTAAATCTGTAGGCTGCTAGTAaggtttaaaaaaaatcctcaAAATATCCCCTCCTTTCAATTAAAGGAcggaatgaacatacaaacgTAGAAATTaccataacaaaaaaataaaataaaataaatactttTCAACTTCTGATTTATTATACACAGGTCAAATATTTCTCGGTCATCGAGGGCTGCCACGGATCTACACACACTATGATTTGCCACGTGTCGGCCAACTTGTCAAGCATTAACCTCGATAACCGGGCCCCATTGCTGACACCCCTTCCGGAATGTCTCCTCTTCTTCGGTGTGAATGGATTTTCTGCGAACTCGAGACCTCAACACGTCGGTTGATATCTCCTCTTCTTTACAGGACATTTTCAACGAGTTAACTGCCACGTGGACAGGCGCGGGCTCAGTGAGTCGGGGACCCGAGTTTAGCCCTGCTGCTGATGAGTCTCCTCCCTCCCTCGCTCGAGATCCAGGTCGGCCGCCGCGCAGCTCGCCGCCGACGGCGAGACGCTTCCCCTCCGGTCTCTGCTGAGGATCCTCCTGAACGACAGCATACGGCTCATCGGAGATCTGTACTGACTCGCCGACGAATCGCAGCTTGATTCGTCGTCGAATTCTGTCCTCCTCGGCACCTCTATTGACACGCCGACGAGCTCCTGCGGCTTCCTCCGGGAGCTGGAGGGACCGGGCCGAGCTGTCACGGATTCATCGCACTGGCACTCAGCGCAGAGGCCGGAGCACGGATCGGGATCGGGCACGGACACGGATACGGACGCTGCCGGTTCGGACTTGGCTTCGGGCGACTCAACCGGCTCGACGGGCGATCTGCAGAGGGGGCACGTGGAGTGGGACTGGAACCACATGTCAATGCAGTCGATGTGGAAGCTGTGGCCGCACTTCGGGAGGAGGCGGGCCTTCTCGCCCTTCTCGAACTCGGACAGGCAGACGGCGCACTCGAGCGGCTCACGGCGGCCGTCGGCGGCCGAGTAGTTGAAGACGGGGAGGGCCCTGAGGACGGTGGAGTCGAGGCCCCGGGACGCGGCGGGGACGGGCTCGACGTAGAAGACGAGGTGGGTGCGTCGGTTGTGGCGGTTGCGGCGGAGGAActggcggcggcggcgggaGCGGAGGAGGTACCAGCGGGCGTAGAGGTGGAGGAAGACCATGAGGAGCACGACGAAGAAGAGGATGATGATGGCGCTGAGCATGATCCGCCCGCCTAGGGCGTA
The sequence above is drawn from the Punica granatum isolate Tunisia-2019 chromosome 5, ASM765513v2, whole genome shotgun sequence genome and encodes:
- the LOC116208671 gene encoding RING-H2 finger protein ATL2 yields the protein MSDFGDPDNELPRVSYSGPRDYALGGRIMLSAIIILFFVVLLMVFLHLYARWYLLRSRRRRQFLRRNRHNRRTHLVFYVEPVPAASRGLDSTVLRALPVFNYSAADGRREPLECAVCLSEFEKGEKARLLPKCGHSFHIDCIDMWFQSHSTCPLCRSPVEPVESPEAKSEPAASVSVSVPDPDPCSGLCAECQCDESVTARPGPSSSRRKPQELVGVSIEVPRRTEFDDESSCDSSASQYRSPMSRMLSFRRILSRDRRGSVSPSAASCAAADLDLERGREETHQQQG